CTGCATCATGCTTTCAATTGCATTACATCCGCCGCCGCCTACACCAACAACTTTAAGTTTAGCTGATAACATATCTTCTCTGTCAAGTGTTACAAAACTTGGCATGGTTCCTCCTTGTTGTATTTTATTTATAATTCGTCAAAAAATTCTTGTACTTTTTTAAAAAATTTAGATATACCTAAATCTTTAACATTAGTTTTATTTTTAATTGTAAACATTGCTTGTGAGCTTGTTGTGCCGGGCATTCCACGTATTAAACCAGCAACAGTTGCAAATTCCGGACTTTCAATTTCATTTGATAACCCGGCGCCTAAATCCAGTGGAACACCAATTCTTGTTGGTAATCCAAATACAGATTCTGCTAATTCTGTTACGCCGCTAAGTAATGAACCGCCGCCGGTTAGTACAATACCAGCTTTTATTTTATTCTTAAATCCGGCTTGACGCAATTCGTTATCAATAAGTGTAAAAAGTTCTTTCATTCTAACATGAATTATTTGTGTTAAAAGTGAAACCGGAATTTTAATATTTCCTCTTGCACCAACTCCTTTTATATAAATATCTTCATCTTTAATAATTGCTTCTTCAAGAGCGTATCCATGTTCTTTTTTCAATTTTTCTGCTTCCTCAGTAACAATACCAAGTGATTCTCTTATATCGTTTGTAACTTGGTTTCCGGCAACACCAATTACCTTGGTATATTTTATACTTTTTTCATGAAACACAGCAATATCTGTTGTTCCTCCGCCGATATCTATAAGCGCAACTCCAAGATCTTTTTCATTTTCTTCTAATACAGAAACGCTTGAAGCTATTGGTTGAAGTATATAATCTTGCACAGTATATCCGGCGCGTTCAACTGATTTTTTAATATTTTGCATTGCAGGTATTGAAGCAAGTACAACATGATTTAGGGCTTCCAATCTGCTGCCA
The nucleotide sequence above comes from Ignavibacteriota bacterium. Encoded proteins:
- the ftsA gene encoding cell division protein FtsA — translated: MKKNIIAGLDLGTTKVGAVIAEQQENKIDILGFGVAPSDGLNRGLVANIAKTADAIKQAMTIASNRADIDVRALNVGVAGEHITSLRHRNYVTINNPDKEITQADIDRLKADVKTIRIPADRQILHIIPEEFYIDHQGGIENPIGMCGSRLEALNHVVLASIPAMQNIKKSVERAGYTVQDYILQPIASSVSVLEENEKDLGVALIDIGGGTTDIAVFHEKSIKYTKVIGVAGNQVTNDIRESLGIVTEEAEKLKKEHGYALEEAIIKDEDIYIKGVGARGNIKIPVSLLTQIIHVRMKELFTLIDNELRQAGFKNKIKAGIVLTGGGSLLSGVTELAESVFGLPTRIGVPLDLGAGLSNEIESPEFATVAGLIRGMPGTTSSQAMFTIKNKTNVKDLGISKFFKKVQEFFDEL